In the genome of Equus asinus isolate D_3611 breed Donkey chromosome 9, EquAss-T2T_v2, whole genome shotgun sequence, one region contains:
- the SLC35A4 gene encoding probable UDP-sugar transporter protein SLC35A4, with product MSVEDGGMPGLGRPRQARWTLMLLLSTAMYGAHAPLLALCRVDGRVPFRPSSAVLLTELTKLLLCTFPFLVGWQAWPRGAPPWRQAVPFALSALLYGANNNLVIYLQRYMDPSTYQVLSNLKIGSTALFYCLCLRHRLSARQGLALLLLMAAGVCYAAGGLQNPGNLPSGPPPAAAASPMPLHITPLGLLLLVVYCLISGLSSVYTELLMKRQRLPLALQNLFLYTFGVLLNLGLHAGGGPGPGLLEGFSGWAALVVLSQALNGLLMSAVMKHGSSITRLFVVSCSLVVNAMLSAALLRLQLTAAFFLATLLIGLAVRLYYGSR from the coding sequence ATGAGTGTAGAGGATGGGGGTATGCCAGGCCTGGGCCGTCCCAGACAGGCCCGCTGGACCCTGATGCTACTCCTGTCCACTGCTATGTATGGTGCCCATGCCCCATTGTTGGCACTGTGCCGTGTGGACGGCCGAGTGCCCTTCCGGCCCTCCTCAGCTGTGCTGCTGACTGAGCTGACCAAGCTGCTCTTGTGTACCTTTCCTTTCCTGGTGGGCTGGCAGGCATGGCCCCGGGGGGCCCCACCCTGGCGCCAGGCTGTCCCCTTTGCACTATCAGCCCTGCTCTACGGCGCTAACAACAACCTGGTGATCTATCTTCAACGTTACATGGACCCCAGCACCTACCAAGTACTGAGCAATCTCAAGATTGGAAGCACGGCCCTGTTCTACTGCCTCTGCCTCCGACACCGCCTCTCTGCACGCCAGGGCTTAGCACTGCTGCTGCTCATGGCAGCAGGGGTCTGCTATGCAGCTGGTGGCCTCCAGAACCCTGGGAACCTCCCTTCTGGGCCCCCTCCAgcagctgctgccagccccaTGCCCCTGCATATCACTCCACTAGGACTGCTGCTCCTCGTCGTGTACTGCCTCATCTCAGGCTTGTCATCCGTGTACACAGAACTGCTCATGAAGCGGCAGCGGCTACCCTTAGCCCTTCAGAACCTCTTCCTCTACACCTTTGGTGTGCTCCTGAACCTAGGTCTGCATGCAGGTGGCGGCCCCGGCCCAGGCCTCCTGGAGGGTTTCTCAGGATGGGCAGCACTCGTGGTGCTGAGCCAGGCACTAAATGGACTGCTCATGTCAGCCGTCATGAAGCATGGCAGCAGCATCACACGGCTCTTTGTTGTGTCCTGCTCACTAGTGGTCAATGCCATGCTCTCAGCAGCCCTGCTGCGGCTACAGCTCACAGCTGCCTTCTTCCTGGCCACGCTGCTCATTGGCCTGGCTGTGCGCCTGTACTATGGCAGCCGCTAG
- the LOC106823764 gene encoding SLC35A4 upstream open reading frame protein: protein MADDKDSLPKLKDLAFLKDQLESLQRRVEDEVNSGVGQDGSLLSSPFLKGFLAGYVVAKLRASAVLGFAVGTCTGIYAAQAYAVPNVEKTLRDYLRSLRKGPD, encoded by the exons ATGGCGGATGACAAG GATTCTCTGCCCAAGCTTAAGGACTTGGCGTTTCTCAAGGACCAGCTGGAGAGCCTGCAGCGGCGTGTGGAAGATGAAGTCAACAGTGGTGTGGGCCAG GATGGCTCGCTGTTGTCCTCCCCATTCCTCAAGGGCTTCCTGGCTGGCTATGTGGTGGCGAAACTGAGGGCATCAGCAGTATTGGGCTTTGCCGTGGGCACCTGCACTGGCATCTACGCAGCTCAGGCATATGCTGTGCCCAATGTGGAGAAGACATTAAGGGACTATCTGCGGTCACTGCGCAAAGGGCCTGACTAG